Proteins co-encoded in one Armatimonadia bacterium genomic window:
- a CDS encoding MoxR family ATPase: MQDPGPVTATGETLDDVAAAQLLARGREAVESEVGRVIVGQHEVIEQLLIALFSDGHCLFVGVPGLGKTLLVRTVARCLHLHFSRIQFTPDLMPADITGTDIIQADPGTGERNYRFVSGPVFGNVVLADEINRTPPKTQSALLQAMQERQVTVGGQTYPLPLPFFVLATQNPIEQEGTYPLPEAQLDRFMLSVHLDYPSADEERQIAATTTSGHDPQLQKVMTGQEVLRMQQVVRAVPVSEDAVAYAVRLARATRPEADEAPAFVKELITWGAGPRASQAMILGAKARALLHGRYAVSRDDIAYLALPVLRHRIIPSFAAEADGIDTAQIVLRLLQSLPRE; this comes from the coding sequence GTGCAGGACCCAGGCCCCGTTACAGCGACCGGCGAGACCCTCGACGACGTCGCCGCGGCGCAGTTGCTTGCCCGCGGTCGTGAAGCCGTGGAAAGCGAAGTCGGGCGGGTCATCGTCGGCCAGCACGAAGTCATCGAACAACTCCTCATCGCCCTCTTCTCCGACGGTCACTGCCTCTTTGTCGGCGTACCCGGTCTGGGCAAGACCCTTCTGGTCCGCACCGTCGCTCGCTGCCTGCACCTCCACTTCTCCCGCATCCAGTTCACGCCCGACTTGATGCCCGCTGACATCACGGGGACCGACATCATCCAGGCCGACCCCGGCACCGGTGAGCGCAACTACCGCTTTGTCTCCGGACCGGTTTTCGGCAACGTTGTCCTCGCCGACGAGATCAACCGCACGCCACCCAAGACCCAGAGCGCACTCCTCCAGGCCATGCAGGAGCGCCAGGTGACCGTCGGCGGCCAGACCTACCCTCTCCCCTTGCCCTTCTTCGTCCTGGCAACACAGAACCCGATCGAGCAAGAGGGCACTTACCCGCTCCCGGAGGCCCAGCTCGACCGCTTCATGCTCAGCGTACACCTGGACTACCCGAGCGCTGACGAGGAGCGCCAGATCGCCGCCACTACCACCTCGGGCCACGACCCCCAGCTCCAGAAGGTAATGACCGGCCAGGAAGTTCTCCGCATGCAACAGGTCGTGCGTGCCGTGCCGGTTAGTGAAGACGCCGTCGCCTATGCGGTCCGACTGGCCCGAGCGACTCGTCCTGAGGCCGACGAAGCTCCCGCTTTCGTCAAGGAGCTTATCACCTGGGGGGCCGGTCCGCGCGCCTCACAGGCGATGATCCTCGGCGCGAAAGCCAGGGCGCTGCTCCACGGTCGCTATGCCGTCTCCCGCGATGACATCGCCTACCTGGCCCTCCCGGTCCTGCGTCACCGGATCATCCCGAGCTTCGCCGCCGAGGCCGACGGGATCGACACCGCGCAGATCGTCCTCCGCCTCCTCCAGTCCCTTCCTCGCGAGTAG
- a CDS encoding zinc metalloprotease HtpX, with amino-acid sequence MTMAMDDMSPQRKSAYFKWRQATQEMQKGHVEKAIDLARTATEEDPTFVDVRLWLARHYASAGDTHRATHELEEVLALDHDHQDAWTMLRQISPAAADRLTRVRSIAPDPFVSQRKGPLSDDLGDDGDLVGAGDEEGAAAAGDRSVGPDPFITRALTDDIASDEAEEEQGGAEPATPAPAANPAPQNNPAPPNNHGGQPWEYEQDRLFLTKWQAEPVVAMMTQRIQSLWADRDVWLTVLELCAHADRNLHPLIYKVTEHTAAMLSVEAPDLQIFPERCLHPVIIKNQEPLLAVPTGVLRALSEEQMMFQIGREIGHLNTGYLAQMQAVKIITKRRSALAGDLASALNEFLEAHLKYWDEKVSSEDLLRLKRLGHAWQQRCELSADRAGLICCRDLDIACDTLAKTTVRSHDQAALMNSERLLREFEGKDVGSLAAIPVEESPSRNPQYVAYRIHMLRWWAKTPQGKAMVGG; translated from the coding sequence ATGACTATGGCCATGGATGACATGTCGCCGCAGCGAAAGAGCGCGTACTTCAAGTGGCGCCAGGCGACACAGGAGATGCAGAAGGGCCACGTCGAGAAGGCAATCGACCTGGCCCGGACGGCCACCGAGGAGGACCCCACCTTCGTGGACGTTCGCCTGTGGCTGGCCCGCCACTACGCCTCAGCCGGCGACACGCACAGGGCCACCCACGAGCTGGAGGAAGTGCTGGCCCTCGACCATGACCACCAGGATGCCTGGACCATGCTGCGGCAGATCTCGCCGGCAGCAGCGGACCGGCTGACCCGTGTACGCAGCATCGCCCCGGACCCCTTCGTGTCGCAGCGCAAGGGTCCACTCAGCGACGACCTTGGTGACGACGGTGATCTGGTTGGCGCGGGCGATGAAGAGGGTGCTGCCGCGGCGGGTGATCGGTCGGTTGGTCCCGATCCCTTCATCACGCGAGCCCTGACCGACGACATTGCCAGCGACGAAGCGGAAGAGGAGCAGGGCGGAGCTGAGCCGGCCACACCGGCACCAGCGGCCAATCCCGCGCCACAGAACAACCCCGCGCCGCCGAACAACCACGGCGGGCAGCCCTGGGAGTACGAGCAGGACCGGCTCTTCCTCACCAAGTGGCAGGCCGAACCTGTTGTGGCGATGATGACCCAGCGCATCCAGAGCCTCTGGGCCGACCGGGATGTCTGGCTGACGGTCCTGGAGCTTTGTGCCCACGCAGACCGTAATCTGCACCCGCTGATCTACAAGGTCACCGAGCATACGGCGGCCATGCTGAGCGTTGAGGCCCCTGACTTGCAGATTTTCCCGGAGCGGTGTCTGCACCCGGTCATCATCAAGAACCAGGAGCCGCTGCTCGCCGTCCCCACCGGGGTGCTGCGTGCGCTGAGTGAGGAGCAGATGATGTTCCAGATCGGGCGCGAGATCGGCCACCTTAACACGGGCTACCTGGCGCAGATGCAGGCTGTGAAGATCATCACGAAGCGACGCTCGGCGCTTGCCGGCGATCTGGCGAGTGCGCTCAACGAGTTCCTCGAGGCACACCTGAAGTACTGGGACGAGAAGGTGAGTTCCGAGGACCTCCTCCGCCTCAAGCGCCTGGGGCACGCCTGGCAGCAGCGCTGCGAGCTGTCGGCAGACCGTGCCGGTCTGATCTGCTGCCGCGACCTCGATATCGCCTGCGATACCCTGGCCAAGACCACGGTTCGATCTCACGACCAGGCCGCGCTGATGAACTCCGAGCGCCTGCTGAGGGAGTTCGAGGGCAAGGACGTCGGATCGCTGGCGGCGATTCCGGTCGAGGAGTCGCCCTCGCGGAACCCTCAGTATGTTGCCTACCGGATCCACATGCTGCGGTGGTGGGCCAAGACGCCGCAGGGCAAGGCGATGGTCGGCGGCTAG
- a CDS encoding DUF6785 family protein has translation MGNETFQRGLTLRSTIVFLAAITLTMVWVLRTELLTGSYATGGTPPAIAVGWLLFLAGTSALGQRVWKRLGLTRAELFTIYACMALAVPMASYGIMRAFLPHLTVLSYFAQPTNRYAEMWSQLPDWQVVRDDELIRQCYEGAQNEGVPWGAWLPVLGRWSLLFIAVFVCITGMLTFFRRRWVEGDRLQFPILYLPTQILPKPGEAINLFRNPIFYIGFGGAFLFNLTNVLQAMNPGFPGLGTVTDLGDLFTEAPWTALRPFRWHHFPQVVGLGYLVNLEVLFSVWFFFLANKGLAVGARVFGYDNSNMPYMFEQCSGGYPVMALVLVFMARKEILGILRRALAPNSEKAERNEILPDWGAALAFFGGFGFLVCWCVVSGMNGLLAAIFFATILAYSLVYARIRAEAGIPYCQIYPTDYPIKNLQIFLGARGLLAFGKERNLVLLSSLGWLSYHYYSHFMAAYQIDGLRLADEADMRRREMATALLGAMIIGFAGAAWAHLTAYYQYGQNIVDGGTGLGDHRAKVAMQTYDDMDRLITTMGRPDTTRALFAVAGGVVTLALASLRFFFLRFPLHPVGYLVSTAYWNECPIWGDILLTWVVKTLVLRLGGARLYRQLIPCFVGLAIGQFFWGGLVWGNITPFIAPEIAKRYWLPRV, from the coding sequence ATGGGTAACGAGACCTTCCAGCGAGGCCTGACCCTTCGCTCGACGATTGTGTTCCTCGCGGCGATCACCCTTACGATGGTGTGGGTGCTGCGGACCGAACTGCTCACCGGCAGCTACGCAACCGGTGGGACGCCGCCTGCGATCGCAGTTGGCTGGCTCCTGTTCTTGGCGGGGACCAGCGCTCTTGGTCAGCGGGTATGGAAGCGGCTGGGACTGACCCGAGCGGAGCTGTTCACCATCTACGCGTGCATGGCGCTGGCGGTGCCGATGGCGAGCTACGGGATCATGAGGGCGTTCCTGCCACACCTCACAGTCCTGAGTTACTTCGCGCAACCGACCAACCGCTACGCGGAGATGTGGAGCCAGCTCCCAGACTGGCAGGTTGTGCGGGATGACGAGCTGATTCGCCAGTGCTATGAGGGAGCGCAGAACGAGGGTGTGCCCTGGGGTGCGTGGCTGCCGGTGCTGGGGCGATGGTCGCTGCTGTTCATCGCGGTGTTCGTATGCATCACGGGGATGCTGACGTTCTTTCGACGCCGCTGGGTTGAGGGCGACCGGCTGCAGTTCCCGATCCTGTATCTGCCGACGCAGATACTGCCCAAGCCCGGCGAGGCCATCAACCTGTTCCGCAACCCCATATTCTACATAGGATTCGGCGGGGCGTTCCTGTTCAACCTCACGAACGTGCTGCAGGCGATGAACCCCGGCTTCCCCGGGCTGGGAACGGTGACGGACCTTGGTGACCTGTTCACCGAGGCGCCCTGGACGGCTCTGCGGCCCTTCCGCTGGCATCACTTCCCGCAGGTCGTGGGGCTGGGCTACCTGGTGAACCTGGAGGTACTGTTCTCGGTCTGGTTCTTCTTCCTGGCGAACAAGGGGCTGGCGGTCGGTGCGCGAGTGTTCGGGTACGACAACAGCAACATGCCCTATATGTTCGAACAGTGCTCGGGTGGCTACCCGGTGATGGCCCTGGTGCTGGTGTTCATGGCGCGGAAGGAGATCCTCGGGATCCTGCGCCGGGCCCTGGCACCGAACTCGGAGAAGGCGGAGCGCAACGAGATCCTGCCGGACTGGGGTGCCGCCCTGGCCTTCTTCGGCGGGTTCGGCTTCCTGGTCTGCTGGTGTGTCGTGTCGGGGATGAACGGGTTGCTCGCGGCAATCTTCTTTGCGACCATACTCGCCTACTCGCTGGTCTATGCGAGGATTCGGGCCGAGGCGGGGATCCCGTACTGCCAGATCTACCCGACTGATTACCCAATCAAGAACTTGCAGATATTCCTGGGCGCTCGGGGCCTGTTGGCTTTTGGCAAGGAGCGGAACCTGGTGCTCCTCAGCAGCCTGGGCTGGCTGTCCTACCACTACTACTCGCACTTCATGGCAGCGTACCAGATCGACGGCCTGCGTCTCGCCGACGAGGCGGACATGCGGCGGCGGGAGATGGCAACGGCCCTGCTGGGAGCCATGATCATCGGGTTCGCAGGGGCGGCGTGGGCGCATCTGACGGCCTACTACCAGTATGGCCAGAACATCGTGGATGGCGGGACGGGTCTGGGTGACCACCGTGCGAAGGTGGCGATGCAGACCTATGACGACATGGACCGGCTTATCACGACCATGGGACGGCCGGACACGACGAGAGCGCTCTTTGCTGTGGCAGGCGGAGTGGTTACCCTGGCCCTGGCTTCGTTGCGGTTCTTCTTCCTGCGTTTTCCTTTGCATCCAGTGGGGTATCTGGTATCTACTGCGTACTGGAACGAGTGTCCAATCTGGGGCGATATCCTGCTGACCTGGGTAGTCAAGACGCTTGTGCTGCGGCTGGGAGGGGCGCGGCTGTACCGGCAACTGATCCCGTGCTTTGTTGGGCTGGCGATAGGGCAGTTCTTCTGGGGTGGACTCGTGTGGGGCAACATCACGCCTTTCATCGCTCCGGAGATCGCGAAGCGCTACTGGCTTCCGCGGGTTTGA
- a CDS encoding FAD-dependent oxidoreductase, whose translation MHRYEPHPMKLEETRREVTEAPRRVPVRADTEVLVIGGGPAGVGAALAAARSGAKVLLLERYNLLGGMWTAGLVNPFFEADRNGWLIAELIGRLKEAGAWTRWLFAYTFDPERMKVELESMMLEAGVEVLYGVLGVDAIVQEGQVLGAVVESKAGREACLARVTIDCTGDGDIAARAGAPFELGRPSDGLVQPMTLMFELEGLSPDFVLERATDLYDAMVRATEEAGLGYELPVGRVGYAPWVITLPDPRRAAVQLTHVYRLNPLCPVDLTRGIIDGRRQALAAAEVLKHVPGLEGARLAQTAGQIGIRESRRICGEYTLTLEDLVAGRRFKDAIAACGFGVDIHEPAPGSGVPSGHGARMQPYEIPYRCLLPQELTGLLVAGRCLSGTHEAHASYRVTGTCMATGQAAGLAAALAASEGLLPHELEGTRVRAGLQERGVRLLDG comes from the coding sequence GACGTGTGCCGGTGCGAGCGGACACTGAGGTGCTGGTGATCGGTGGCGGACCGGCCGGTGTCGGTGCGGCCCTGGCGGCTGCTCGGAGTGGTGCGAAGGTCCTGCTGCTTGAACGGTACAACCTCCTGGGCGGAATGTGGACGGCGGGACTGGTGAACCCGTTCTTCGAGGCAGACCGAAATGGGTGGCTGATCGCCGAGTTGATTGGTCGGCTGAAGGAAGCCGGGGCCTGGACACGCTGGCTCTTCGCGTACACCTTCGACCCCGAGCGGATGAAGGTCGAACTCGAGAGCATGATGCTCGAGGCGGGCGTCGAGGTCCTGTACGGTGTGCTCGGCGTCGATGCGATCGTCCAGGAAGGGCAAGTGCTCGGAGCAGTGGTCGAGAGCAAGGCCGGGCGAGAGGCCTGTCTGGCCCGGGTCACCATCGACTGCACGGGTGACGGCGATATCGCTGCCCGAGCGGGAGCACCCTTCGAGCTCGGACGGCCCTCTGACGGGCTGGTCCAGCCGATGACCCTCATGTTCGAGCTGGAGGGCCTGAGCCCGGACTTCGTGCTGGAGCGGGCGACTGACCTGTATGACGCCATGGTGCGGGCGACGGAGGAAGCCGGGCTTGGCTATGAGCTGCCTGTCGGGCGTGTCGGCTATGCCCCCTGGGTGATCACGCTGCCCGATCCCCGACGCGCGGCGGTGCAGCTTACCCATGTCTACCGGCTGAATCCGCTGTGTCCGGTTGACTTGACGCGCGGGATCATCGACGGTCGGCGGCAGGCCCTGGCGGCTGCAGAGGTCCTGAAGCATGTGCCAGGCCTGGAAGGTGCGCGACTGGCCCAGACGGCGGGGCAGATTGGGATTCGGGAGAGTCGGCGGATCTGCGGGGAGTACACGCTCACCCTTGAAGATCTGGTCGCCGGTCGGCGGTTCAAGGACGCCATCGCGGCCTGCGGCTTCGGCGTGGACATCCATGAGCCCGCACCGGGCTCAGGCGTGCCCTCGGGACACGGAGCGCGGATGCAGCCTTACGAGATTCCGTACCGATGCCTGCTGCCGCAAGAGCTGACCGGCCTGCTGGTGGCCGGACGCTGCCTGTCAGGGACCCACGAGGCCCATGCTTCGTACCGTGTCACCGGCACCTGCATGGCGACCGGACAGGCAGCAGGACTCGCTGCTGCACTGGCTGCCAGTGAGGGCCTGCTCCCTCACGAGCTTGAAGGCACGCGGGTTCGGGCCGGCTTGCAGGAGCGGGGAGTGCGACTGCTTGACGGCTGA